From Schaalia sp. ZJ405, one genomic window encodes:
- a CDS encoding DNA-binding protein — MVRRWNEDPRIIDEAEDEDRTRSSRGTTAIRQVRDRQHATLFGSVLSMTYPPAGSTLSLAATLYDGTGSIELRWPGRRDIPGLSVGAHLEVEGTAGFQGDHLVIINPAYRIIAMESE, encoded by the coding sequence CTGGTCCGAAGGTGGAATGAAGATCCCCGAATCATTGACGAGGCCGAAGACGAGGACCGGACGCGTTCGAGTCGTGGAACCACGGCGATCAGACAGGTCCGTGATCGTCAGCACGCCACCCTCTTCGGATCCGTCCTCTCAATGACCTACCCCCCGGCAGGGTCAACGCTCTCCCTCGCGGCGACACTGTACGATGGCACCGGCTCCATTGAACTGCGCTGGCCGGGGAGACGAGATATCCCGGGGCTTTCCGTTGGCGCTCATCTCGAAGTCGAAGGCACCGCGGGATTCCAAGGAGATCACCTGGTGATCATCAATCCCGCGTATCGCATCATCGCAATGGAAAGTGAGTGA
- a CDS encoding DUF3159 domain-containing protein yields the protein MSQPSATPDAALSDPSDAANTGQKHSAFVDQWADRLDADEFSWKSTIGGWRGLIESTLPPLIFVIVYIISRDVPFTLLAAAATALVACAIRIIERQPITQALSGLIGVGIGVIWALLSGRGEDYFIWGFITSGAFAIAILLSILIRRNIVSVVASRVLELGPDWRSNPAYRDLKRRGLALSWIWVGVFALRLAVQVPLWAAGLVAPLGIAKLVLGLPLFALACWVTWLGMKPFHGLKQRLVGETSAK from the coding sequence GTGTCGCAGCCCTCGGCAACCCCCGATGCTGCCCTAAGCGACCCAAGCGACGCTGCCAACACGGGGCAGAAACATTCGGCGTTCGTTGATCAGTGGGCTGATCGACTTGACGCTGACGAATTCTCGTGGAAGTCGACGATCGGAGGCTGGCGAGGACTCATCGAATCCACTCTTCCTCCGCTGATCTTCGTCATCGTCTACATCATCTCACGGGACGTCCCATTCACGCTCTTGGCAGCGGCCGCCACCGCACTCGTTGCCTGCGCAATCCGCATCATCGAACGCCAACCCATCACTCAGGCACTGTCCGGTCTGATCGGCGTGGGCATCGGCGTGATCTGGGCTCTGCTTTCTGGGCGCGGTGAAGACTACTTCATCTGGGGATTCATCACATCGGGCGCATTCGCAATCGCGATCCTCTTGTCGATCCTCATCCGCCGGAATATCGTCTCGGTTGTGGCCAGCCGCGTGTTAGAACTCGGACCCGACTGGCGTTCCAACCCCGCCTACCGGGACCTCAAACGCCGAGGTCTTGCCCTGTCATGGATCTGGGTCGGTGTCTTTGCACTGCGCCTAGCTGTGCAGGTGCCACTGTGGGCAGCGGGACTCGTTGCACCCCTGGGGATAGCGAAACTCGTCCTCGGCCTCCCTCTCTTTGCTCTTGCATGCTGGGTGACGTGGCTGGGTATGAAACCGTTCCACGGACTCAAGCAACGCCTCGTGGGTGAAACGTCGGCTAAGTGA
- a CDS encoding potassium channel family protein: MKIVIAGAGTLGRSVALELLDHGHDLTLIDHNPEKLKVASVADADWVLADACSPDALRDAGVADADVMIAATGDDKANLVVSLLAKTEFAVPRVVARMNHPKNEWLFNESWGVDVSVSTPRIMTALVEEAVSTAMPVRLFSFSSAEVSMYSIVLPSESPLVGQRIPAITLPARTVLTSVLRDDRPLTPTVDDAFEAGDQLLLLVPNSDGSALKALTDLVQIDTGDGGDAADGSSAADAV; the protein is encoded by the coding sequence ATGAAAATCGTCATTGCAGGAGCTGGGACTCTGGGGCGTTCCGTGGCTTTGGAGCTACTTGACCACGGCCACGACCTCACTCTCATCGATCACAATCCTGAAAAGCTCAAGGTCGCCTCCGTTGCCGACGCCGACTGGGTGTTAGCTGACGCATGTTCTCCCGATGCTCTGCGCGACGCAGGTGTCGCCGACGCTGATGTCATGATTGCCGCCACCGGGGACGATAAGGCAAATCTTGTGGTGTCGTTGCTAGCGAAAACAGAATTCGCTGTTCCGCGGGTTGTTGCGCGTATGAATCACCCGAAGAATGAGTGGCTGTTCAACGAAAGCTGGGGGGTTGACGTGTCTGTGTCAACTCCGCGCATCATGACTGCTCTCGTTGAAGAGGCGGTGTCCACGGCAATGCCGGTGCGCCTGTTTTCCTTCTCATCGGCTGAGGTGTCGATGTATTCGATTGTTCTTCCGTCGGAGTCCCCACTGGTTGGTCAGCGCATTCCGGCGATCACCTTGCCCGCGCGAACGGTTTTGACGTCGGTCCTACGAGATGACCGTCCCCTCACGCCAACGGTGGATGACGCCTTCGAGGCCGGTGATCAGTTGCTTCTGCTGGTGCCGAACTCTGATGGTTCCGCCTTGAAAGCTCTCACCGATCTTGTTCAGATTGACACCGGCGACGGAGGCGACGCAGCGGACGGTTCATCGGCTGCCGACGCAGTGTGA
- a CDS encoding potassium channel family protein: protein MGCGRVGSSLATHLDADGHSVSIIDIDPKAFSRLSPDFSGRRVTGLGMDRDTLRQAGIKDAYAFAAVSSGDNSNIIAARVARETFNVERVVARIYDPTRASVYERLGIPTVASVQRTTESVLRRLLPPNASLVWSHPTGAVSLVNATPVAQWYGVPYPTVEELTGRRIVFTSRMGAVLPASNDFVVQEYDQLYFAIPGTDATELRAILTEPPKLEA, encoded by the coding sequence ATGGGATGCGGGCGCGTGGGGTCGAGCCTTGCAACTCACCTGGATGCTGACGGACATTCTGTCTCGATCATCGACATTGACCCCAAGGCGTTCTCTCGTCTTTCCCCCGATTTTTCGGGGCGTCGCGTCACGGGCCTGGGCATGGACCGCGACACGCTTCGTCAGGCAGGGATCAAGGATGCCTACGCTTTCGCTGCTGTCTCCAGCGGAGATAATTCCAACATCATCGCGGCACGAGTCGCTCGTGAAACCTTCAACGTTGAGCGTGTCGTTGCCCGCATCTACGATCCGACCCGCGCTTCCGTCTACGAACGGCTCGGAATCCCCACGGTTGCCTCGGTTCAGCGAACAACCGAGTCGGTACTGCGCCGGCTCCTTCCTCCCAACGCCTCCCTCGTGTGGTCACATCCCACCGGCGCGGTCTCCCTCGTCAACGCAACCCCGGTTGCCCAGTGGTACGGGGTTCCCTATCCGACGGTGGAAGAACTCACCGGGCGACGCATCGTCTTCACCTCGCGTATGGGAGCTGTTCTTCCGGCCTCGAATGACTTCGTTGTTCAGGAGTACGACCAGCTGTACTTCGCAATCCCAGGCACGGACGCAACCGAGTTGCGCGCGATTCTCACCGAGCCGCCCAAATTGGAGGCCTAA
- a CDS encoding APC family permease, whose amino-acid sequence MRSDSMGRQLLPKRIALPIFASDALSSVAYAPDEILLTLALAGSLAALNSVWVGVAVAAVLAVVVISYRQTVHAYPSGGGDYEVVSTNLGKTWGLVVASALLVDYILTVAVSVSSGAAYITTALPSLAGHEAIIAVTLIVILATLNLRGTREAGGAFAIPTYLYMGAIALMVVVGVIEWVTGNLGAAPTAHYDLVATGGHEEGLVGLAGAFLLMRAFSSGCAALTGVEAISNGVPMLRRPKSRNAATTLALLGTIAATMMLSVLVLARQTGVKIVENPASQLTLNGQPAPADLQIAPAISQIASAVFGAGSVFFFIITAVTGLILVLAANTAFNGFPTLASVLSRDAFLPRQMYRRGDRLSYSNGIIVLSAAAIVLVLGFNAQVSRLIQLYVVGVFISFTLSQLGMIRHWNRILRTRQSGEQRGRVLRSRAVNVIGFMMTGLVLIIVFITKFAHGAWITLVMILVVFLIQQGIHRHYETIRSQLRVDDWTAKRTLPTRVRALILVSNFSRPSMRAVAVARASQPSAIELVSVVADETEERRIRSEWEESGIPIRLTLLSSPYRNVIQVILQYVRTRRKRSPSEMLVIYMPQFLVRHWWENALHNQMALRLRRALLGVPGVVITVVPWKLGEDAEVEGHQLVNDPFKRPTTIPSPSSDTLVGPETVEE is encoded by the coding sequence ATGCGGTCGGATTCGATGGGTCGCCAGCTGCTTCCCAAGCGTATTGCCCTGCCGATTTTTGCCTCCGACGCGCTCTCATCCGTTGCCTACGCACCCGACGAAATCCTTCTGACCTTGGCATTGGCAGGATCCCTCGCCGCCTTGAACTCCGTGTGGGTCGGGGTCGCAGTTGCAGCGGTTCTCGCGGTGGTGGTGATCTCCTACAGGCAGACGGTCCACGCCTACCCCTCCGGTGGCGGCGACTACGAGGTGGTGTCAACAAATCTTGGGAAAACGTGGGGGCTTGTTGTGGCCTCCGCGCTGCTCGTTGATTACATCCTCACGGTAGCGGTGTCAGTGTCATCCGGTGCCGCATACATCACCACAGCACTTCCTTCACTTGCAGGCCACGAAGCCATCATCGCGGTGACCCTCATCGTTATTCTTGCAACACTCAATCTTCGGGGGACCCGCGAAGCCGGGGGAGCGTTCGCCATTCCGACCTACCTCTACATGGGGGCAATCGCGCTCATGGTTGTTGTTGGAGTCATCGAATGGGTCACCGGGAACCTCGGCGCAGCCCCAACAGCCCACTACGACCTCGTCGCTACCGGAGGGCACGAGGAAGGACTCGTTGGCCTGGCCGGCGCTTTCCTCCTCATGCGCGCTTTCTCATCAGGCTGCGCGGCTTTGACCGGTGTTGAAGCCATCTCCAATGGTGTACCGATGCTGCGTCGCCCCAAGTCCCGCAACGCCGCGACAACCCTTGCGCTCCTGGGAACTATCGCGGCCACAATGATGCTTTCCGTTCTCGTCCTCGCCCGCCAAACCGGGGTGAAGATCGTTGAAAACCCAGCCTCGCAGCTGACTCTCAACGGACAACCAGCCCCAGCTGACCTCCAGATTGCCCCGGCGATCAGTCAGATCGCCTCGGCAGTATTTGGAGCAGGCTCCGTCTTCTTCTTCATCATCACCGCTGTGACCGGACTGATCCTCGTCCTCGCCGCAAACACCGCGTTCAACGGATTCCCCACTCTCGCGTCCGTGCTGTCGCGCGACGCTTTTCTTCCGCGCCAAATGTACCGACGCGGTGACCGACTCTCGTATTCCAACGGCATCATTGTTTTATCAGCCGCCGCCATCGTCCTCGTTCTTGGCTTTAACGCGCAGGTATCGCGGCTGATTCAGCTCTACGTCGTCGGAGTATTCATTTCCTTTACGCTCTCGCAACTGGGGATGATTCGCCACTGGAATCGGATCCTGCGGACCCGTCAAAGCGGAGAGCAACGAGGACGAGTTCTGCGCTCACGTGCCGTGAACGTCATCGGATTCATGATGACCGGCCTCGTTCTCATCATCGTGTTCATCACGAAATTTGCTCACGGCGCCTGGATCACTCTCGTGATGATCCTCGTGGTGTTCCTCATCCAGCAAGGAATTCACCGCCACTACGAAACAATCCGCTCCCAGCTGCGCGTTGACGACTGGACAGCCAAGAGAACACTGCCAACCCGTGTGCGCGCACTCATCCTCGTGTCAAACTTCTCTCGACCATCGATGCGCGCGGTCGCGGTGGCCCGCGCATCCCAACCCTCCGCCATCGAATTAGTGTCCGTTGTTGCCGACGAAACCGAGGAACGCCGAATCAGATCCGAATGGGAAGAATCGGGTATTCCCATCCGCCTGACTCTGCTGTCAAGCCCATACCGCAACGTCATTCAGGTGATCCTTCAGTATGTTCGCACGCGACGCAAGCGCTCGCCCTCGGAAATGCTGGTCATCTACATGCCCCAATTCCTTGTTCGACACTGGTGGGAAAACGCGCTGCATAATCAGATGGCCCTGCGCCTGCGGCGGGCCCTGCTGGGAGTCCCCGGCGTGGTCATCACCGTGGTTCCCTGGAAACTTGGTGAGGACGCGGAAGTTGAGGGACATCAGCTGGTCAACGACCCATTTAAGCGTCCCACGACGATCCCATCGCCCAGCAGCGATACTCTCGTTGGCCCCGAAACTGTGGAGGAATAG
- a CDS encoding class I SAM-dependent RNA methyltransferase: protein MSRTEKNTARGLDEVLELTVDDPAHGGACVARDPSSRVVFVRHALPGERVRARITSAQKRLAWADAIEILDASEDRVESVWPQAGPGGVGGGELAHVAPAAQRTWKAHVVASQLRRIAGESLSQEVANLGGVQVQAAPGDEDPSDPLTHRRSRIELVIDANGHAGMHRFRSSEVVALDAMPLAVESISALGLFDAHSPLARLWHPGDRLRVVAPNGQDPVLVTPRGVFCADGQPLAAEVLHWDVGTRTRGTFRYGVSPSGFWQTHIRGAEALLDSVDRASHVENGASVVELYSGAGLFTRLFAERVGDSGEVVSLEGAEEAVRNAGDTLARFPAVSAFHGQVDRLGVAELGAQLRSTRPDVVVMDPPRSGAGRGVCEAVAQLGAERIVLVSCDPAAGARDLRTLVEAGYRVASLEAWDLFPHTHHVETVAELLRG, encoded by the coding sequence GTGAGCCGTACCGAAAAGAACACCGCACGTGGCCTCGATGAGGTTCTTGAACTCACCGTGGACGATCCCGCACACGGTGGCGCCTGCGTGGCACGAGACCCATCCTCGCGCGTCGTCTTCGTCCGCCACGCCCTCCCCGGTGAACGAGTGCGAGCGCGGATCACCTCAGCGCAGAAACGCCTTGCATGGGCCGATGCCATTGAGATCCTTGACGCCAGTGAAGACCGCGTGGAGTCGGTGTGGCCACAGGCCGGTCCAGGCGGAGTCGGCGGGGGAGAACTCGCTCATGTGGCACCTGCGGCCCAACGTACGTGGAAAGCCCACGTCGTTGCCTCACAGCTGCGCCGAATCGCAGGGGAGAGCCTCTCTCAGGAAGTCGCCAACCTCGGTGGTGTCCAGGTCCAAGCAGCACCCGGAGACGAGGACCCATCGGATCCGTTAACCCATCGTCGCTCCCGCATTGAACTCGTCATCGACGCAAACGGTCACGCGGGGATGCACCGATTCCGTAGCAGCGAGGTCGTGGCTCTTGATGCAATGCCGCTCGCCGTTGAATCAATCAGCGCTCTCGGCCTCTTTGATGCTCACTCACCCCTGGCCAGGCTCTGGCACCCGGGAGATCGTCTCAGAGTGGTTGCACCCAACGGGCAAGACCCCGTGCTGGTGACGCCGCGCGGAGTGTTTTGCGCTGACGGACAGCCCCTGGCAGCAGAGGTTCTCCACTGGGATGTGGGGACGAGGACGAGGGGGACGTTCCGCTACGGTGTTTCTCCCTCCGGTTTTTGGCAGACACACATCCGTGGAGCTGAGGCCCTCCTTGATTCCGTTGATCGGGCGTCACACGTCGAAAACGGAGCCTCAGTTGTTGAACTGTATTCGGGTGCGGGGCTTTTCACGCGTCTCTTCGCTGAGCGTGTGGGTGACAGCGGAGAGGTCGTCAGCCTTGAAGGTGCTGAGGAAGCGGTCCGAAACGCGGGGGACACTCTCGCCCGCTTCCCGGCTGTGTCGGCGTTCCACGGTCAGGTTGATCGTTTAGGAGTTGCGGAGTTGGGGGCTCAGCTGAGGTCGACGCGGCCCGACGTTGTTGTTATGGATCCGCCGCGCTCAGGTGCGGGACGCGGCGTCTGTGAGGCAGTTGCTCAGCTTGGAGCCGAGCGCATTGTTCTTGTGTCGTGTGATCCGGCTGCGGGTGCGCGCGATCTGCGCACTCTGGTTGAGGCTGGATATCGCGTCGCATCCCTTGAGGCATGGGATCTCTTCCCGCACACGCATCACGTGGAAACGGTGGCGGAACTTCTGCGGGGCTGA